The Saccharopolyspora gloriosae genome window below encodes:
- a CDS encoding trehalose-6-phosphate synthase, whose translation MTSGSTRADFVVVANRLPVDLEKLPDGTERWKHSPGGLVTALEPFLRARHGAWVGWPGVADVDVEPFTDEDMRLHPVRLSADEFQDYYEGFSNATLWPLYHDVVVPPVFDRSWWEAFRRVNRRFAEAAAEVSAEGATVWVQDYQLQLVPAMLRELRPDLRIGFFLHIPFPPVELFMQLPWRTEIVRGLLGADLVGFHRPGGAQNFLWLARRLAGFEPSRGQVGVRSRPGVVQVGDRAVRVGAFPISIASSELDQMARSKEIQQRAKEIRAELGNPRRIMLGVDRLDYTKGIDVRLHAMHELLADGQIRAEDVAMIQIATPSRERVEHYKQMREGIEREVGRINGEFGRVGHPAVHYLHTSVDKKDLVAFYCAADVMVVTPVRDGMNLVCKEYVACRHDLGGTLVLSEFAGAAAELTSAFLVNPHNLDGVKDALLSALDIDQAEGRRRMRALRRQVLTHDVDRWARSFLEALGTPPTD comes from the coding sequence GTGACCAGCGGCAGTACCCGTGCGGATTTCGTCGTCGTGGCCAATCGGCTCCCGGTCGATCTGGAGAAGCTGCCGGACGGCACCGAACGCTGGAAGCACAGCCCCGGGGGCCTGGTGACGGCGCTGGAGCCGTTCCTGCGCGCCCGGCACGGCGCGTGGGTCGGCTGGCCCGGAGTCGCCGACGTCGACGTGGAACCGTTCACCGACGAGGACATGCGGCTGCACCCGGTGCGGCTTTCGGCGGACGAATTCCAGGACTACTACGAAGGATTCTCGAACGCGACGCTGTGGCCGCTGTACCACGACGTGGTGGTGCCGCCGGTGTTCGACCGGTCGTGGTGGGAGGCGTTCCGCCGGGTGAACCGGCGCTTCGCGGAAGCCGCGGCGGAGGTCAGCGCCGAGGGCGCGACGGTGTGGGTGCAGGACTACCAGCTGCAACTGGTGCCCGCGATGCTGCGCGAACTGCGCCCCGACCTGCGCATCGGCTTCTTCCTGCACATCCCGTTCCCGCCGGTGGAGCTGTTCATGCAGCTGCCGTGGCGCACGGAGATCGTGCGCGGGCTGCTCGGCGCGGACCTCGTCGGATTCCACCGTCCGGGTGGTGCGCAGAACTTCCTGTGGCTGGCGCGGCGGCTCGCGGGGTTCGAGCCGAGCCGCGGCCAGGTCGGGGTGCGGTCCCGGCCCGGCGTGGTGCAGGTCGGGGATCGCGCGGTGCGCGTCGGGGCGTTCCCCATCTCCATCGCCTCCTCGGAGCTGGACCAGATGGCGCGCAGCAAGGAGATCCAGCAGCGCGCCAAGGAGATCCGCGCTGAACTGGGCAATCCGCGCCGGATCATGCTCGGCGTGGACCGGCTCGACTACACCAAGGGCATCGACGTGCGGCTGCACGCGATGCACGAGCTGCTCGCCGACGGGCAGATCCGGGCCGAGGACGTGGCGATGATCCAGATCGCGACGCCCAGCCGGGAACGCGTCGAGCACTACAAGCAGATGCGCGAAGGCATCGAACGCGAAGTCGGCCGGATCAACGGAGAATTCGGCCGCGTGGGTCACCCAGCAGTGCACTACTTGCACACTTCGGTGGACAAGAAGGACTTGGTGGCGTTCTACTGCGCCGCCGACGTCATGGTCGTGACGCCGGTGCGCGACGGGATGAACCTGGTGTGCAAGGAATACGTGGCCTGTCGCCACGATCTGGGCGGCACCCTCGTGCTCAGCGAGTTCGCCGGGGCCGCCGCGGAACTCACCAGCGCGTTCCTCGTCAACCCGCACAACCTGGACGGGGTCAAGGACGCCTTGCTCTCCGCCCTCGACATCGACCAGGCCGAAGGCCGCCGTAGGATGCGAGCATTGCGTAGGCAGGTGCTCACGCACGACGTCGATCGCTGGGCGCGATCGTTTCTGGAAGCACTGGGGACACCCCCGACTGACTAG
- the otsB gene encoding trehalose-phosphatase, whose protein sequence is MALTAEALPAELRRTIVQLARTPRLLVACDYDGTLAPIVADPNAAKPLPESVHALRSLASLPATTTAVISGRALRDLATLSRLPSEVHLVGSHGSEFDVGFVHELEPQATELRTALQRGLQDIVAGNDGVSLEAKPASVAVHVRRADAAVAERVLDEVRSGPATWDGVQVTEGKAVIELAVVQTDKGNALDALRHQVGATAAIFLGDDVTDEKAFARLHGPDLGLKVGEGDTLAQFRVADTTQVATALAFLMEERRTWLYGEQAPPIERLTMLSNERTVALLTPDARLTWMCHPGPDSAAVFADLLGGPGAGHFSIRPHGGNGAPRSPLPLGQRYVPGTMTVETRWSRLLVTDYLEHGVDGHRTDLIRVITGETTASIEFAPRPEFGQVPVRLVPESGGLRVMGTSEPMVLRSPAIQWEITSDGMHESARAVVEASDDAPIVLELRCGTEDLDPSEQTESERRDAADVYWSDWLETLTLPALERDLVGRSALTLRGLCNTDTGGIMAAATTSLPEEIGGVRNWDYRYCWLRDGSMTAQALVTLGSTDEAEGFLNWLHGVLETLPGPERLHPLYSLQGTSLGPEAVIDSLPGYAGSRPVRVGNLADQQVQLDVFGPVVELVSHLAAARGALRDRDWELVKAMAGAVSHRWFEPDHGIWEERDQPRHHVYSKVMCWVTLDRAVKLAEQYGREPESGWNALRDEISQDVIKNGWQPDVQAFTTAYEGSDLDAASLHVGLSGLIDPSDDRFRATVTAIESELRSGSTVYRYRRDDGLPGDEGGFHLCAAWLIEAYLLIGRRTEAEELFQQIVDTAGPTGLLAEEYDPIAERSLGNHPQAYSHLGLIRCAQLLSQ, encoded by the coding sequence ATGGCGTTGACCGCCGAAGCTCTCCCCGCCGAGCTGCGCCGCACCATCGTCCAGCTCGCGCGCACCCCTCGACTGCTGGTCGCCTGCGACTACGACGGCACTCTCGCCCCGATCGTGGCCGACCCGAACGCGGCGAAGCCGTTGCCCGAATCGGTGCACGCCTTGCGTTCGCTGGCGTCCCTGCCCGCCACGACCACCGCGGTGATCTCGGGCCGGGCACTGCGCGACCTCGCCACCCTGTCCCGGCTGCCGTCCGAGGTCCACCTCGTCGGAAGCCACGGCTCCGAGTTCGACGTGGGCTTCGTGCACGAGCTCGAACCGCAGGCCACCGAACTGCGGACCGCGCTGCAGCGCGGCCTGCAGGACATCGTCGCCGGCAACGACGGGGTGTCGCTGGAGGCCAAGCCGGCCAGCGTCGCGGTGCACGTGCGCCGGGCCGACGCCGCCGTCGCCGAACGAGTGCTGGACGAGGTCCGCTCCGGGCCCGCAACCTGGGACGGCGTGCAGGTCACCGAGGGCAAAGCGGTGATCGAGCTGGCCGTCGTGCAGACCGACAAGGGCAACGCCCTCGACGCGCTGCGCCACCAGGTCGGCGCCACCGCCGCGATCTTCCTCGGCGACGACGTCACCGACGAGAAGGCCTTCGCGCGGCTGCACGGCCCGGACCTCGGCCTCAAGGTCGGCGAGGGCGACACGCTCGCGCAGTTCCGCGTCGCCGACACCACGCAGGTCGCGACGGCGCTGGCGTTCCTCATGGAAGAGCGCCGCACCTGGCTCTACGGCGAGCAGGCTCCGCCGATCGAGCGGCTGACGATGCTGTCCAACGAGCGCACCGTCGCCCTGCTCACCCCCGACGCGCGGCTGACCTGGATGTGCCACCCCGGTCCGGACTCGGCGGCCGTGTTCGCCGACCTGCTCGGCGGCCCCGGTGCCGGGCACTTCTCGATCCGCCCGCACGGCGGCAACGGCGCCCCGCGCAGTCCGCTGCCGCTGGGCCAGCGCTACGTGCCGGGCACCATGACCGTCGAGACCCGCTGGTCGCGACTGCTGGTCACCGACTACCTGGAGCACGGGGTGGACGGGCACCGCACCGACCTCATCCGGGTGATCACCGGCGAGACCACGGCGAGCATCGAGTTCGCCCCGCGCCCCGAGTTCGGCCAGGTGCCGGTGCGGCTCGTGCCGGAGTCCGGCGGACTGCGGGTGATGGGCACCTCGGAGCCGATGGTGCTGCGCTCCCCCGCGATCCAGTGGGAGATCACCTCCGACGGCATGCACGAATCCGCGCGCGCCGTGGTGGAGGCCTCGGACGACGCCCCGATCGTGCTGGAGCTGCGCTGCGGCACGGAGGACCTGGACCCGTCGGAGCAGACCGAGTCCGAGCGCCGCGACGCCGCCGACGTGTACTGGTCGGACTGGCTGGAGACGCTGACGCTGCCCGCGCTGGAGCGCGACCTGGTGGGCCGCTCCGCGCTGACGCTGCGCGGGCTGTGCAACACCGACACCGGCGGCATCATGGCCGCCGCGACGACCTCGCTGCCCGAGGAGATCGGCGGCGTCCGCAACTGGGACTACCGCTACTGCTGGCTGCGCGACGGCTCGATGACCGCGCAGGCCCTGGTCACGTTGGGCTCCACCGACGAGGCCGAAGGCTTCCTGAACTGGCTGCACGGCGTGCTGGAGACGCTGCCCGGACCGGAGCGGCTGCACCCGCTCTACTCCTTGCAGGGGACCAGCCTCGGGCCGGAAGCCGTGATCGACAGCCTGCCCGGCTACGCCGGTTCGCGTCCGGTGCGCGTCGGCAACCTCGCCGACCAGCAGGTCCAGCTCGACGTGTTCGGTCCGGTCGTGGAGCTCGTCTCGCACCTGGCCGCGGCGCGCGGCGCGCTGCGGGACCGCGACTGGGAGCTCGTGAAGGCGATGGCCGGGGCGGTGTCGCACCGCTGGTTCGAACCGGACCACGGCATCTGGGAGGAGCGCGACCAGCCCCGCCACCACGTCTACTCGAAGGTGATGTGCTGGGTCACGCTGGACCGCGCGGTCAAGCTCGCGGAGCAGTACGGCCGGGAGCCGGAGTCCGGTTGGAACGCGCTGCGGGACGAGATCTCGCAGGACGTCATCAAGAACGGCTGGCAGCCGGACGTGCAGGCGTTCACCACCGCCTACGAGGGTTCCGACCTGGACGCGGCCTCGCTGCACGTGGGCCTGTCCGGGCTGATCGACCCGTCCGACGACCGGTTCCGCGCCACGGTGACGGCGATCGAGTCGGAGCTGCGCAGCGGCTCCACCGTCTACCGGTACCGCCGGGACGACGGGCTGCCCGGCGACGAGGGCGGCTTCCACCTGTGCGCGGCGTGGCTGATCGAGGCGTACCTGCTGATCGGCCGCCGCACCGAGGCGGAGGAGCTGTTCCAGCAGATCGTCGACACGGCGGGCCCGACCGGTCTGCTCGCCGAGGAGTACGACCCGATCGCGGAGCGCTCGCTGGGCAACCACCCGCAGGCGTACTCCCACCTGGGCCTGATCCGCTGCGCCCAGCTGCTGTCCCAGTGA
- a CDS encoding DUF4178 domain-containing protein — MTGLTIAIVLVGVVVAVASCVMLYRRMRAAPNETARPTDPFHTGDQDSLRGDPRALKAGDIVEIRGLSYTVRGTLRLSEGGWGWAEHLLDDAKGTQVWLAIEEDPDLELTLWTPVDDAGEPGAKHLEFGGRSYEREESGSATFRSEATTGLAEQGSVRYQDYEASDGALLGFESYGDSDWEAATGEELSRYDVRIYPTAI, encoded by the coding sequence GTGACCGGACTGACGATCGCGATCGTGCTCGTCGGCGTCGTCGTCGCGGTGGCGAGCTGCGTGATGCTGTACCGACGCATGCGCGCCGCGCCGAACGAGACCGCGCGCCCGACCGACCCGTTCCACACCGGCGACCAGGATTCGCTGCGCGGCGACCCGCGCGCCCTGAAAGCGGGCGACATCGTGGAGATCCGCGGCCTGAGCTACACCGTCCGCGGCACCCTGCGGCTCTCCGAAGGCGGTTGGGGCTGGGCGGAGCACCTGCTCGACGACGCCAAGGGCACCCAGGTGTGGCTCGCGATCGAGGAGGACCCGGACCTGGAGCTCACGCTGTGGACCCCGGTCGACGACGCCGGTGAGCCCGGCGCGAAGCACCTCGAGTTCGGCGGTCGCAGCTACGAGCGGGAGGAGTCCGGCTCGGCGACGTTCCGCAGCGAGGCCACCACCGGCCTCGCCGAGCAGGGCTCCGTCCGCTACCAGGACTACGAGGCGAGCGACGGCGCTCTGCTGGGCTTCGAGTCCTACGGCGACTCGGACTGGGAGGCCGCCACCGGCGAGGAGCTCAGCCGGTACGACGTGCGCATCTACCCCACCGCGATCTGA
- a CDS encoding DUF4247 domain-containing protein: MKRGFWFVLAGIVVVIALAVALIATLGGGSGPRGYVAGHYHRASSLDIRGDSDNKAYTSPKPVPVVAREITSRWRPQSQQTDASGVYLRYSDDAVIIQPRAAGSVIHVMDVDRAYRHYHSHVGHAWGGFGMRGETFRGGGPGTGK; this comes from the coding sequence ATGAAACGCGGCTTCTGGTTCGTCCTGGCGGGCATCGTCGTCGTCATCGCGTTGGCCGTCGCGCTGATCGCGACCCTCGGCGGCGGCTCCGGCCCGCGCGGGTACGTGGCGGGCCACTACCACCGCGCCTCGTCGCTGGACATCCGCGGCGACAGCGACAACAAGGCCTACACCAGCCCCAAACCGGTGCCCGTGGTGGCCCGGGAGATCACGTCGCGCTGGCGACCCCAGTCGCAGCAGACCGACGCCAGCGGCGTCTACCTGCGCTACTCCGACGACGCGGTGATCATCCAGCCGCGCGCGGCGGGCTCGGTGATCCACGTGATGGACGTCGACCGCGCCTACCGGCACTACCACTCGCACGTCGGCCACGCCTGGGGCGGATTCGGCATGCGCGGCGAGACCTTCCGCGGCGGCGGTCCCGGAACCGGGAAATGA
- a CDS encoding DUF350 domain-containing protein, translating into MLQELLSGLLAAVAYGVIGTLMMALGYLLVDLATPGRLRDLIWVRRNPNAALLLVSGLIGVGIILTTAIAASADDLVAGLVGTVVYGLLGLVLMSLSFLLIDALTPGKLGDELSSETLHPGTWVSAAAHVVIAVIMAAAIW; encoded by the coding sequence TTGCTCCAGGAACTGCTCTCCGGACTGCTCGCGGCCGTCGCTTACGGCGTCATCGGCACGCTGATGATGGCGCTCGGCTACCTGCTGGTGGACCTCGCCACGCCCGGCAGGCTGCGCGACCTGATCTGGGTGCGGCGCAACCCGAACGCCGCGTTGCTGCTGGTGTCCGGCCTGATCGGGGTGGGGATCATCCTCACCACCGCCATCGCCGCGAGCGCCGACGACCTCGTCGCCGGCCTGGTCGGCACCGTCGTCTACGGCCTGCTCGGGCTGGTGCTGATGAGCCTGTCGTTCCTGCTCATCGATGCCCTCACCCCCGGCAAGCTGGGCGACGAGCTGTCCTCGGAGACCCTGCACCCCGGCACCTGGGTCTCGGCCGCCGCGCACGTGGTCATCGCGGTGATCATGGCCGCCGCCATCTGGTGA
- a CDS encoding polyamine aminopropyltransferase: protein MSTSADTPPRTEDDGTTEPPARPRSRAARTAVLVAVFLCAACGLVYELALVALGSYLIGDTVGQASIVLSLMVFAMGVGALAAKPLQRWAAAAFAAVEVLLALLGGLSVLVLYAAFAWLSLYTPVLIVTALVLGALIGAEIPLLMVLLQRIRKQDAGSAVADLFAADYVGGLLGGLAFPFVLLPLFGQLQGALLVGMVNAAAGLGLVLTVFRRELSKRATLLLVSASALVGLVLGGAYLLADDFEVTARQALYKDPVVQSLRTPYQEIVLTESSPLEGDPDTRLYLNGDLQFSSVDEYRYHEALVHPVLDGPRSHVLILGGGDGLALREVLRYPDVRDVTLVELDPAVPRLSRTDPRVSELNRGAFEDPRVHLVSADAFSWLRDNRTRFDAVVVDMPDPDSTATAKLYSTEFYGLVRHAMAEHARVTVQAGSPYFAPKAFWAIEATMRTAGLSTVPYQVSVPSFGEWGFHLAAAGPPPPLRLPADAPPLRSLDDRTLAAATAFPPDRDRLPGLEPSTLMHPTILRYVQGEWRNY, encoded by the coding sequence ATGTCCACCAGCGCTGACACCCCTCCCCGCACCGAGGACGACGGCACCACCGAGCCGCCGGCGCGGCCCCGCAGCCGGGCGGCCCGCACCGCGGTGCTGGTGGCCGTGTTCCTGTGCGCGGCCTGCGGCCTGGTGTACGAGCTGGCACTGGTCGCGCTCGGCAGCTACCTCATCGGCGACACCGTCGGGCAGGCCTCGATCGTGCTGTCGCTGATGGTGTTCGCGATGGGCGTGGGCGCGCTCGCCGCGAAACCGCTGCAGCGCTGGGCCGCCGCCGCGTTCGCCGCCGTGGAAGTGCTGCTCGCGCTGCTCGGCGGCCTCAGCGTGCTGGTGCTCTACGCCGCCTTCGCGTGGCTGAGCCTCTACACGCCGGTTCTGATCGTCACCGCCCTCGTGCTGGGCGCCCTGATCGGCGCGGAGATCCCGCTGCTGATGGTGCTGCTGCAGCGCATCCGCAAGCAGGACGCGGGATCGGCGGTGGCCGACCTGTTCGCGGCGGACTACGTGGGCGGCCTGCTCGGCGGCCTCGCGTTCCCGTTCGTGCTGCTGCCGCTGTTCGGGCAGCTGCAGGGCGCGCTGCTGGTGGGGATGGTGAACGCGGCGGCGGGGCTGGGCCTGGTGCTCACCGTGTTCCGCCGGGAGCTCTCGAAGCGCGCGACGCTGCTGCTGGTCTCCGCGTCGGCGCTGGTGGGGCTCGTGCTCGGCGGCGCTTATCTGCTCGCGGACGACTTCGAGGTGACCGCGCGGCAAGCGCTGTACAAGGACCCGGTGGTGCAGTCGCTGCGCACGCCGTACCAGGAGATCGTGCTGACCGAGTCGTCACCGTTGGAGGGCGACCCGGACACCCGGCTCTACCTCAACGGCGATCTGCAGTTCAGCTCGGTGGACGAGTACCGGTACCACGAGGCGCTGGTGCACCCGGTGCTCGACGGGCCGCGCTCGCACGTGCTCATCCTCGGCGGCGGTGACGGCCTGGCGCTGCGGGAGGTGCTGCGCTACCCGGACGTGCGGGACGTGACGCTGGTGGAGCTGGACCCGGCGGTGCCGCGGCTGTCCCGGACGGATCCGCGGGTGTCGGAGCTCAACCGCGGCGCGTTCGAGGACCCGCGGGTGCACCTGGTCTCGGCGGACGCGTTCAGCTGGCTGCGCGACAACCGCACCCGGTTCGACGCGGTCGTCGTGGACATGCCGGACCCGGATTCGACGGCGACGGCGAAGCTGTACTCGACGGAGTTCTACGGCCTGGTGCGCCACGCGATGGCCGAGCACGCGCGGGTGACCGTGCAGGCCGGCTCCCCGTACTTCGCGCCGAAGGCGTTCTGGGCGATCGAGGCGACGATGCGCACGGCCGGGCTGAGCACCGTGCCGTACCAGGTGTCGGTGCCGAGCTTCGGCGAGTGGGGCTTCCACCTCGCCGCCGCGGGTCCCCCGCCGCCGCTGCGGCTGCCCGCCGACGCGCCGCCGCTGCGCTCGCTGGACGACCGCACGCTGGCCGCGGCCACCGCCTTCCCGCCGGACCGCGATCGGCTGCCCGGCCTGGAGCCGTCGACCCTGATGCACCCGACGATCCTGCGGTACGTCCAGGGCGAGTGGCGCAACTACTGA
- a CDS encoding LacI family DNA-binding transcriptional regulator, whose protein sequence is MARSTNARRPATLASLAAELGVSRTTVSNAYNRPDQLSPELRKRVLDTARRLGYPGPDPVARSLRTRKAGAVGLLLTENLSYAFRDPGAIRFLEGLALACEDAGHGLLLIPASPEREDVASVHRAGVDGFVVYSVPDDDPHLAAVLERPVPVVVCDQPRIDQLDWVGPDDEGAVKVLADHLIGLGHRRIGVSCMRLARGRNDGIASVHRQANASFHVQRSRLTALAAAFSEAGVDWSQVPVVERFDHTTESGASAAAQLLEIDPEITAIICTSDILALGALDEARRRGLRVPDDLTVTGFDGIDDADRVGLTTVRQPVLEKGRAAGRLLLDTSEPGRPRDVVLETQLVTGSTAAPPRSAEERWFGP, encoded by the coding sequence ATGGCTCGGTCAACGAATGCCCGACGGCCTGCGACGCTGGCTTCGCTCGCGGCGGAGCTCGGGGTCTCCAGGACCACGGTGTCGAACGCGTACAACCGCCCTGATCAGCTCTCGCCGGAGCTGCGCAAGCGGGTGCTCGACACCGCACGCAGGCTCGGATACCCGGGCCCCGACCCGGTGGCGCGCTCGCTGCGCACCCGGAAGGCCGGGGCGGTCGGGCTGCTGCTCACCGAGAACCTCTCCTACGCCTTCCGCGACCCCGGCGCCATACGCTTCCTCGAAGGCCTCGCGCTGGCCTGCGAAGACGCCGGGCACGGGCTGCTGCTCATCCCGGCGAGCCCGGAGCGCGAAGACGTCGCCTCGGTGCACCGCGCCGGTGTCGACGGGTTCGTCGTGTACTCGGTGCCCGACGACGACCCGCACCTGGCCGCCGTGCTGGAACGCCCCGTGCCGGTCGTGGTCTGCGACCAGCCGCGCATCGACCAGCTCGACTGGGTCGGCCCGGACGACGAGGGCGCGGTGAAGGTGCTCGCCGACCACCTGATCGGGCTCGGGCACCGCCGGATCGGGGTGTCCTGCATGCGGTTGGCGCGCGGGCGCAACGACGGCATCGCCTCCGTGCACCGGCAGGCGAACGCGAGCTTCCACGTGCAGCGCTCCCGGCTGACCGCGCTCGCCGCGGCGTTCAGCGAAGCCGGCGTCGACTGGTCGCAGGTGCCGGTGGTGGAGCGGTTCGACCACACCACGGAATCCGGCGCGTCCGCCGCGGCTCAGCTGCTGGAGATCGACCCGGAGATCACCGCGATCATCTGCACCTCGGACATCCTCGCGCTGGGCGCCCTCGACGAGGCCCGCCGCCGCGGGCTGCGGGTGCCGGACGACCTCACGGTCACCGGCTTCGACGGCATCGACGACGCGGACCGGGTGGGCCTGACGACCGTGCGCCAGCCGGTGCTGGAGAAGGGCCGCGCGGCGGGCCGCCTGCTGCTGGACACCAGCGAGCCCGGCAGGCCGCGCGACGTCGTGCTGGAAACGCAGCTCGTCACCGGCAGCACCGCCGCTCCGCCGCGCTCGGCGGAAGAACGCTGGTTCGGCCCGTGA
- a CDS encoding ABC transporter ATP-binding protein — MSEVAYVQASRLYPGNPPVRAVDALDLEVADGEFLVLVGPSGSGKSTALRMLAGLEDVDEGAITIGGEDVTNTPPKGRDIAMVFQSYALYPHMTVADNMGFALKLRKTPKDEIRAKVTEAAKMLDLEKYLDRKPKALSGGQRQRVAMGRAIVREPSVFLMDEPLSNLDAKLRVETRANIAALQKRLSTTTIYVTHDQVEAMTMGHRVAVLKDGLLQQVASPRELYENPRNAFVAGFIGSPAMNLKTVPLSAGGAELDGQTIPLTRAALSAADGLKEVTFGVRPEALSLVSGEDEKSMDMVVELVEELGADALVHGSIQVNGSPERFVVRTDGRTPPALGQQVKVALRDSSEVHLFRPDDGTRLTS, encoded by the coding sequence ATGTCTGAGGTCGCTTACGTACAGGCATCCCGCCTCTATCCCGGCAACCCGCCGGTGCGAGCGGTCGACGCACTGGACCTCGAAGTCGCCGACGGTGAGTTCCTCGTGCTCGTCGGACCGTCCGGCTCCGGCAAGTCCACCGCGCTGCGGATGCTCGCGGGCCTGGAGGACGTCGACGAAGGCGCCATCACCATCGGCGGCGAGGACGTCACCAACACCCCGCCGAAGGGGCGCGACATCGCGATGGTCTTCCAGTCCTACGCGCTGTACCCGCACATGACGGTCGCCGACAACATGGGCTTCGCGCTGAAGCTGCGCAAAACCCCCAAGGACGAGATCCGGGCCAAGGTCACCGAAGCCGCCAAGATGCTCGACCTGGAGAAGTACCTGGACCGCAAGCCCAAGGCGCTCTCCGGCGGCCAGCGCCAGCGCGTCGCCATGGGCCGCGCCATCGTCCGCGAACCCAGCGTGTTCCTGATGGACGAGCCGCTGTCGAACCTGGACGCGAAGCTGCGCGTGGAGACCCGCGCGAACATCGCGGCGCTGCAGAAGCGGCTGTCCACCACCACGATCTACGTCACCCACGACCAGGTCGAGGCCATGACGATGGGCCACCGGGTCGCGGTGCTCAAGGACGGGCTGCTGCAGCAGGTCGCCAGCCCCCGCGAGCTGTACGAGAACCCGCGCAACGCGTTCGTCGCCGGCTTCATCGGCTCCCCCGCGATGAACCTCAAGACGGTGCCGCTGTCGGCGGGCGGCGCCGAGCTCGACGGGCAGACGATCCCGCTGACCCGCGCGGCGCTGTCCGCCGCGGACGGACTCAAGGAAGTGACCTTCGGGGTGCGCCCCGAAGCGCTGAGCCTGGTCTCCGGCGAGGACGAGAAGAGCATGGACATGGTCGTCGAGCTCGTCGAGGAGCTCGGCGCCGACGCTTTGGTGCACGGCAGCATCCAGGTCAACGGCTCGCCGGAGCGGTTCGTGGTGCGCACCGACGGCCGCACCCCGCCCGCGCTGGGCCAGCAGGTGAAGGTCGCGCTGCGCGACTCCAGCGAAGTGCACCTGTTCCGCCCCGACGACGGCACCCGCCTCACCTCCTGA
- a CDS encoding metal ABC transporter solute-binding protein, Zn/Mn family codes for MTVFTRRARRGGTALAGLTVAALTATACGGTGSDQAADDGELTVVATTNVWASVARAVGGPGVEVESIIDDPAADPHSYESSPQDAAKVGDADLVLLNGGGYDEFAEQILDGTGAGKPTVQAVEGEHEHAEEPAADHEHGHEHGGAPADEHAEAPAGHSDAHADEHAGHDHSVNEHVWYDLHVVRETADRVAEELGKIQPERAQEFRDNAARFGEQIGGLEGRVDQIAATEHGKKVIVTEPVAHYLVESAGLTDITPQSFVHSVEAGNDPAAAAVAEIQNAVNSRQAAAVIYNPQTESPVTESVRKGAEQNQTPVVEMTETLPQDQDYVRWMDGQISALQAALAGRP; via the coding sequence ATGACCGTCTTCACCCGACGTGCCCGCCGCGGCGGCACGGCGCTGGCCGGCCTCACGGTCGCCGCGCTGACCGCCACCGCCTGCGGCGGCACGGGCTCCGATCAGGCCGCTGACGACGGCGAGCTGACGGTCGTGGCCACCACGAACGTCTGGGCCTCCGTCGCACGGGCCGTCGGCGGCCCTGGCGTCGAGGTCGAGTCGATCATCGACGACCCGGCGGCGGACCCGCACTCCTACGAGAGCAGCCCGCAGGACGCGGCGAAGGTCGGCGACGCCGACCTGGTGCTGCTCAACGGCGGCGGCTACGACGAGTTCGCCGAGCAGATCCTCGACGGCACCGGCGCGGGCAAGCCGACCGTGCAGGCCGTCGAAGGCGAGCACGAGCACGCGGAGGAACCCGCCGCGGACCACGAGCACGGCCACGAGCACGGAGGTGCACCGGCCGACGAGCACGCCGAGGCCCCCGCCGGTCACTCCGACGCCCACGCCGACGAGCACGCCGGGCACGACCACTCCGTGAACGAGCACGTCTGGTACGACCTGCACGTCGTCCGCGAGACCGCGGACCGCGTCGCCGAGGAGCTCGGCAAGATCCAGCCCGAGCGGGCCCAGGAGTTCCGCGACAACGCCGCGCGGTTCGGCGAGCAGATCGGCGGCCTGGAAGGCCGCGTCGACCAGATCGCGGCCACCGAGCACGGCAAGAAGGTCATCGTCACCGAGCCCGTGGCGCACTACCTCGTGGAGTCCGCCGGGCTCACCGACATCACCCCGCAGTCCTTCGTGCACTCCGTCGAAGCGGGCAACGACCCGGCCGCGGCCGCCGTCGCGGAGATCCAGAACGCGGTGAACTCCCGGCAGGCCGCAGCGGTGATCTACAACCCGCAGACCGAATCCCCGGTCACCGAATCGGTCCGCAAGGGCGCGGAGCAGAATCAGACCCCGGTCGTCGAGATGACCGAGACCCTGCCGCAGGATCAGGACTACGTGCGGTGGATGGACGGTCAGATCTCGGCGCTGCAAGCGGCGCTGGCCGGTCGCCCCTGA